A stretch of Henckelia pumila isolate YLH828 chromosome 4, ASM3356847v2, whole genome shotgun sequence DNA encodes these proteins:
- the LOC140866015 gene encoding protein RADIALIS-like 4, giving the protein MASSSSQSSRYMAWTPRQNKQFEEALAKYDRDTPDRWHNIAKAVGGKSAEEVKRHYEALVKDIMHIENDQVPIPNYGAISSNSRGYGNEYRLFKNLRLQ; this is encoded by the exons ATGGCGTCGAGTTCGAGTCAATCGTCGCGTTACATGGCATGGACACCCAGACAGAACAAGCAGTTCGAAGAGGCCCTAGCAAAATATGACAGGGACACGCCGGATCGCTGGCACAATATAGCCAAGGCGGTCGGCGGGAAATCGGCGGAGGAAGTGAAGAGACATTATGAAGCTCTGGTTAAAGACATTATGCACATAGAAAATGATCAAGTCCCTATACCTAATTATGGAGCTATCTCAAGCAATTCCAGAGGATATGGCAATGAATACAG GCTTTTCAAGAATCTCAGGTTACAGTAA